GTCTGCAAATGAAGAAACTCCGGGATCCATTTTTGGAGAAATAACACCGTGTTAGAGCCCTCTGCCCCTTCTGGTAAACCGAGAATGCGAATATTTTTGCGCCGTCCTCTGTTCTCTAAATCATCTACGTGATCAGTGAGCGAAGCAACTTGACTTTCAAGGGTTAGGACACGGGCCTGCGTACTCTCAGCTAACTCCTCCGCTGCTGCGATTCTTTGTTCGGCCTCATCCAGCCGAGACTTGCAATTCTCCAGTTGTTGAGAGTGAATATGTACGACCTCAGCTAGAGGGTCGAGTTTGGCGTCTATTGTTTTCGAAATCATCTCCGTCATGTGTTGAAACGCCTTCGCCATGGCCGGACTTAACTCGAGATCGTCGCTAACTTCATCCTCAGAATGTTCCGGTGAATCATCCGGCGCGGTCGGGTTAGGAtccttcttttttttctttgcagtacGAGGCATTTTCGAAAAAGATTGTGGCCAAAAAGATTCCAAAGACATAATACTAAAGTCGCATAATCAAAGCCGGGAGGTTGCGTCCTCAATTAATGAAAAATCTTAAGTATTTAGCTGATTGGAGCGGGAGCTAATGAAAACCGCTGCTACTCCCTGTCCGCCATCTTGCGCCCCCTCTAATCTACTTTTATAAGAATAAACAAAACCCTGTCACCCGCAGAAGTGCCGCTGCAACGCCATCCACACACGGGATAAACTAGATGGTTCCTCTCCTTTGTGTTTACGGATGTGATGTAATGATACAAAGAGGAACTCCCCCAAATTCAAATTTCCTGCATGGGGCGACCCAACAGCGcagattataaatcattattataacgTTGTGAATAAAGGCAAGATAAGACAATTGTTTTTAATACTGATCTGTCTATGTATTTACTCAATAATTGATTTCTAATtatttttaccccaaaattatcGCGGATTGTAGCTTTAACTAATAATgaacaatatagtttttcagcatgtaATAAtcctgttaatgttagttaatgtcagtacaattgttcatgttagtttatgatgtattaagtaagggataatgtacaggcagccgcttatcacagaaataagccCTGACGGTGTGATCTTCCGCGAGGTAAAGcagtttagtttcggttttaaagtaagatacgacgttcaaacgtcacgaacaggcaaattggtttaatcacttgtaaatataatgtcatatatgttattaaaatacatatttataatacatttttgtgtaatattaaactgcccctctaaaaatgatttgcagcatctggGTTACAGGTTATttgttttgagcggttgttatttgaaaataaccgctcaaaactaataaataacaaaactaattatttgaaaataacaacccttggaatgcgcgactggccaatcagaatcaagcattcaaatgagccgtgtaataactaatgttaacagttgcAACGTTTGATtgtaattgttaaaaaaaaaagaactatGATTAATAAATTCTGTAatagtattgtttattgttaggtCATGTTAACTCATGCATTTActcaatgttaacaaatacaaccttataaaGTGTGTCAGAAAATTCCATAGTTATTTGTACTAAGAAGGTTTTCTGTATTTTCTAGGTGGGAGTAAGTTCATCTTTAGAATTATTGCActctttatttaaatgaacaaaaatacatataataaaattaaatgaactacatatgtgaccctggacaacaaaatcagtcttatgggtcaatttttcgaaattgagatttttacataatctgaaagatgaataaataagatttatatagatgtatgagttgttaaaataggacaatatctggctgagatacaaccgtttaaaactcaggaatctgagagtgcaaaaaatctaaatattgagaaaattgttgttgttaatcaggggcactgtggcagaccatccactcataaatataaagtttttatacatttaaggtaggaaatttaccaaatatcttcatggaacatgatctttacttaatatcccaatgatttttggcataaaagaaaaatcgttaattttgacccatacaatgttgttttgtcttttactaaaaatgttcccgtgctacttaagactggttttgtgatccagggtcacatatggtcaCAACGTACTAATCATTTAACTGtataatttcaaatatttatctttttttattttttttcttatttataaTGTACAATCTGGATATCTGGTAACTGATGTATTATCTAAATCTGGAAGTAGTCCATGTGCAGAGTggatataggcccggtttcacagacaaggtttaaggctagtcccagactaaaatgaatgtgtgacctgtcttaactcaatataacttgccaggaaatatcttaaaatatatccgtGCCATTGTTTTCTCTcgagatgcacatcagtaatgtattcttctaaggtatttttataaaagcgacataaatatcttaattcaatttaggcatagtcctggtttaagctaaacgtgtctgtgaaaccgggccatagtgtTTACTGGTAATTCATAATGACAAATGGAATGTATTATGAAAACATACAGATTAcgtatttctttacatttcatttcattctttCATAGTTCCTTACAATTCTACATTCTGCTTGGTAACTCAGATGAACTCCTAATCTCAAAATACTTAATTTGCAGACACTTTGTGccatatatttttttttgttttaggtgGTTTTGCTGGGAAAGTTTAATGCACAGGGATTGGGTCAGGATCATGAGCTTCTTGTGCGCTGTACTAAAGGTCGGGAGTATGTGAAGGTGGTTCTGTCTGGGGGCCGAATGCTTGGGGCCGTCCTAATCGGAGATTCTGATCTTGAAGAAACCTTTGAGAATCTCATTCTCAACCAAATGGACTTGTCCCGATATGGTGAAGAGCTGCTTAACCCTAATATTGACATTGAAGACTACTTCGACTGAATATTTGTGGCTAGCCAGTCCTATTACCTTAAAAtcataaatatctttatttaaacacccccaaatgtacaaaacaaactgaaattattatattctattttttattgGAATTTATTAATTGATATGTTTGATTTGATCCTTAATTTGGATGTGTTGTTTTCTCACATCATGAGTCAAATCATTCTTTTGGTATCATTACTGAAGCAATGAACTCATTATCAATAAGACATCTTATGGTTTTGGGTTTGACCTCCAACGCTCATAATTTCTCACTTGCTGTTTAACTTCATTATTCTGTGATTTGGCTGGTCATGTAAATAAAAGGTGTTCATAATAACTTTAAAGCAGGTGATAATTATTTGCATCTGTTATTATCACAGTGGAGTTACGTTAAGGATCATTTGAATGCTTGGCTAAATAGCCACCatgtgtatttaatttagatttcATCTGGGAGAGTGTGGCTGAGTCCTGAATAGTGCCAGAAAAGCTAATCCAGAGTGCAGGTGCTGCATAAGAAAAAGCTCTACCACCTTTGGTGCATTATGTGGTTAGCAAAACAAAGCTAAATACTTATTGCTGGCAAAGAGACAGGAGGTAGctttttttaacagttttcaTTGGATGGGATTCTTCAGTAGACTGCAGCTTTAGGAAACATTTCAAGTACATTAAAAGACCAAGTATAAAAAAAGACTGAAAGgacaagaaatatatattttatttatgagaATCATGAGTCAAGTCATTAACTTTGTTTATATAATCTGAAGCAATCTTTCACCTGGCTTTTAAAGACCTTCAAAGTTGTCTCTCCTAGTTCAGACAATTCTTTACAAACCACTGCTTCCCTTAGGCTTCTCATTGCATATGAGTAAATATAAAAGGTTCAATTCAAATGCTTTAACATTAACTGATTATGTCcttcatttgaaatacaaaaagcTCTAACACCCTATTTACACCTCGATGCAGTTGCAAAGCAACACAACAAATGACAATAGAACACACTGGATTCGGCGCAACGCAATATGACAAGtgccttgttcttaatgggtttgtcgtgtcAAGTTGCTTCGCtcacgtctggtgtagacagggTGTAAGTGTTTCCAATATTTGTTAACCaaaaaaaaagttgtgttgCTCGCATCTATAGACAGGGTGTGAGTGTGTGCAATATTTGTTAACCAAAAACACTGTAGTGACAAATGACCCCCTTATTTCAATATAAGCTCATTGAAAGTTGTAGGTACAGCGATACTGCAGCACATACTCAGGATAGATCTGATTCGAATCAAAGATAGCAAAAGTCTTTGGAAAAATAGGATCGTCTACACAGCTATCATATATGCATTCATCCTGGTCATCGTTAGGGGTACAATAATCCTCGTGTCCTTGTGTGTAATTCCCAACAATAACACGAGCAAGCACTATTATTTTAGTGCCCCAGTTGGTCTTTTTACTGTAATTGAAAGCATAGGAAGCATATTTTGCAAAGTAGGTTCCTGCCAAGAataaaacagttatttaatacattatgtgtttatgtttaaaaacaacCAAGGATATCGTAATCACAACGCACCTTTGCCATATAGATGTAACCCTCTTTTACTGTCTGATAGTctacagttaaaattaaatgtgGAAATAGAGTGGAGGTTTTCTGCCCTTGTGCCATGAAACAGATTTTGCTCTTCAATTGCTGACTGCCCTTTGATCCTCATCAACTGGATTTTTTTCCTATGAATTCACAAAACAGccatatttgtatattaaaggaTATAGTGTGTACAAATGGCAATCCGTTAATATGGTTCTCAAATATATCTCCTTTTGTTTTCACAGAAGAAatcgtcatacaggttttgaatgacatgcaAGTAAAAATTatgtcagaatttttattttggggtaaactatccttttaaggaCTCCAGGGTCGCATATGTTGTAGCAACctaacttttatttatttatttttggcataATTAAAATTTAAGCCAAAGATTTTGGGAACTGGTAGCAGATGGAGGGAAGGAGTTAGCAGATGCTCTGCCCAAGGGTTGTGGCTAGAACTGGTGGTCCGTGCGGTGAAATGAGTTGACATGATTGGCTACAGGTTTATGATGTTATAAACAGACCTAATTTGCACTTTCTTTGGTAAATTTCGGTTTTATGGTGAAAGTACTCAGCAATGGTTTTACAACTAACCATGTGTAAAGTTATaattttaaagcattaaaaatgccacacaaacatataaaCAACGTAATATATTCGATTTCAGTCAAAGGTAGCTATTCTTATTACCTACAAAACAATTCCCAAAGGTCCTTGTTCTGTATTCTGAAGATTGAATCAATTGGTTCATCCAGTAAGCCAATATTCCTGACAAAACACTCAATCGCCTGATATTCACTGGTATGTCTTCTCAAAGGGAATGCCTGATTAAGAGaggtcaatgttttattttataagagAGGTTTTCACCACCAATACagatttgacaaaaatgtaattttgttaaGATAAGTACCTGATAAGGTTGCTTGGGATCAAGATTTTCCCAGTGTGCCGGTGGAGGTGGGGAAAGATCAACACATTTGCATCTGTTTGTATGACAGGTTGGTTTTTAATTTCAATGAAAATTAAATGGAACAAATGCACCAGTGTATCTGACTGTATGACACACTATGCAATCAAAACATTTggatactcaactcaactcaactttatttatatagcgcttttacaattttcattgttacaaagcagctgtacatgagacatattgactataagcaaaataattaaagttgtacctgcagaaacaagaaaaggttgaaaacacagaagacagacatacccacatacaaaacactccacacacacaatatgcacacgtactaacacacatagacatagagacacacacacggatgcgcacgcacacacacacaacacacacacacacacgtacgtacacagacaagtacgcacacacacacacacgctcagtgagagcacacatttaggataaaggagagagaagcacaggtcaaatataacagactataaattcctatatgcaatattgattaagtaaaactttaaaattctaaagcagccccccggtcaggcagatagtgcaaaaacagtatgcaaacggtggcgaggaacccaaaactctaatcgagaaaaaaaacctcaggagaacccaggcccaaccaggggattccagttcccctctggcaaaagctgctgcctctgcacaagctccagagagctt
Above is a genomic segment from Triplophysa rosa linkage group LG17, Trosa_1v2, whole genome shotgun sequence containing:
- the LOC130568312 gene encoding protein mono-ADP-ribosyltransferase PARP11; the protein is MFDDGVEFMDTSDTPCSWFYKAECGVWQRVEDEPFSFMSSAQLETYYIRNPYGVINMTTAAGHFQINLAASIQVNLNTGQTRQIKRTFLTENGFRCKCVDLSPPPPAHWENLDPKQPYQVLILTKLQNKTLTSLNQAFPLRRHTSEYQAIECFVRNIGLLDEPIDSIFRIQNKDLWELFCRKKIQLMRIKGQSAIEEQNLFHGTRAENLHSISTFNFNCRLSDSKRGLHLYGKGTYFAKYASYAFNYSKKTNWGTKIIVLARVIVGNYTQGHEDYCTPNDDQDECIYDSCVDDPIFPKTFAIFDSNQIYPEYVLQYRCTYNFQ